Proteins found in one Oncorhynchus keta strain PuntledgeMale-10-30-2019 chromosome 2, Oket_V2, whole genome shotgun sequence genomic segment:
- the LOC118359146 gene encoding aryl hydrocarbon receptor nuclear translocator-like protein 1: MNICGDLMADQRMDISSTMNEFLSPGSTDLISSIGTPGMDYTRKRKSSTTDYQIDDFSFEDSMDTDNDRLGDHQGRIKNAREAHSQIEKRRRDKMNSFIDELAALVPTCNAMSRKLDKLTVLRMAVQHMKTLRGAANPYTEAIYKPAFLSDDELKHLILRASDGFLFVVGCDRGKILFVSETVYKILNFSQNDLIGQSLFDYLHPKDIAKVKEQLSSSDTAPRERLIDSKTGLPVKTDITPGPSRLCSGARRSFFCRMKCNRPLIKMEDKDFPSTCSKKKADRKSFCTIHSTGYLKSWPPTKMGLDDDNEPDNEGCNLSCLVAIGRLHPHIVPQPMNNEIHVKPTEYVSRHAIDGKFVFVDQRATAILAYLPQELLGTSFYEYFHQDDIGHLAECHRQVLQMREKINTNCYKFKIKDGSFITLRSRWFSFMNPWTKEVEYIVSTNTVVCGSVPEGSDGIYPQLAASPQSMDSVLTDGNGKRALQTVPGIPGGTRAGAGKIGRIIAEEVMEIQRIRGSSPSSCGSSPHNFTSTPPPDMSSPGGKKIQNSGTPEHPSAGLIPGPDSVGYPYSNNSNLSDNSHIGIDIMDEPGSSSPSNDEAAMAVIMSLLEADAGLGGPVDFSDLPWPL, encoded by the exons ATGAATATTTGTG GTGATCTAATGGCAGACCAAAGAATGGACATTTCCTCCACGATGAACGAGTTCTTGTCTCCCGGCTCCACTGATCTAATCAGCTCGATCGGCACACCCGGCATGGACTACACACGCAAGAGAAAAAGCAGCACCACAGACTACCA AATCGATGACTTTTCTTTTGA GGATAGCATGGACACAGACAATGATAGACTTGGTGATCATCAAGGCCGGATAAAAAATGCCAG AGAGGCCCACAGTCAGATTGAGAAGAGACGCAGGGACAAGATGAACAGCTTCATAGACGAGCTGGCCGCACTAGTGCCTACATGCAACGCTATGTCCCGTAAACTGGACAAACTAACAGTCCTGCGCATGGCTGTCCAGCACATGAAGACCTTAAGAG GTGCTGCTAACCCCTACACTGAAGCTATCTACAAACCAGCCTTCTTGTCAGACGACGAACTGAAGCACTTAATACTGAGG gcATCTGATGGCTTTCTGTTTGTTGTTGGCTGCGATCGAGGGAAGATACTGTTTGTTTCGGAGACGGTCTACAAAATCCTAAACTTCAGCCAA AATGACCTGATTGGCCAGAGCCTATTTGATTACCTGCATCCTAAAGACATTGCCAAAGTCAAGGAGCAGCTGTCCTCATCGGACACGGCGCCACGGGAGCGCCTCATCGATTCCAAAA CTGGCCTTCCAGTAAAGACAGACATCACCCCCGGCCCATCCAGACTTTGCTCTGGAGCCAGGCGATCCTTCTTCTGCAGGATGAAGTGCAATCGGCCCCTCATCAAAATGGAGGACAAGGACTTCCCATCCACCTGCTCCAAGAAGAAAG CTGACCGTAAGAGCTTCTGCACAATACACAGTACTGGCTACCTGAAGAGCTGGCCGCCTACCAAGATGGGTCTGGATGACGACAATGAACCAGACAACGAGGGCTGCAACCTCAGTTGTCTGGTGGCCATTGGACGGCTGCATCCCCACATTGTCCCTCAGCCAATGAACAATGAGATCCATGTCAAGCCCACTGAGTATGTCTCGCGCCATGCCATCGACGGGAAGTTTGTCTTTGTTGATCAGAG GGCCACTGCCATTTTGGCTTATCTACCCCAAGAGTTGCTGGGTACATCGTTTTATGAGTACTTTCATCAAGATGACATAGGGCACCTTGCGGAATGTCATAGACAAG TGCTCCAGATGAGGGAGAAGATCAATACAAACTGCTACAAGTTCAAAATAAAAGACGGCTCCTTTATCACGCTGAGGAGTCGCTGGTTCAGTTTTATGAACCCTTGGACCAAAGAGGTGGAGTACATTGTCTCCACCAACACTGTCGTCTG CGGCAGCGTGCCTGAAGGATCTGATGGCATCTATCCTCAGCTCGCTGCCTCCCCCCAGAGCATGGATAGTGTACTCACAGACG GAAACGGGAAGCGGGCCCTGCAGACTGTGCCTGGCATCCCCGGTGGCACAAGGGCAGGGGCGGGAAAGATCGGCCGGATAATCGCAGAGGAGGTGATGGAGATCCAGAG GATAAGAGGCTCCTCGCCCTCCAGCTGTGGCTCCAGTCCTCACAACTTCACCAGCACTCCACCCCCAGACATGTCGTCCCCAGGGGGAAAGAAG ATACAGAACAGTGGAACTCCAGAACATCCCTCAGCAGGGCTGATACCGGGACCAGACTCCGTAGGCTATCCATACTCCAACAACTCCAATCTAA GTGATAACTCTCACATTGGCATTGACATCATGGATGAGCCAGGCTCCAGTAGCCCGAGTAATGACGAGGCAGCCATGGCTGTGATCATGAGCCTTCTGGAGGCAGACGCAGGGTTGGGAGGCCCAGTGGACTTCAGTGATCTGCCCTGGCCACTGTGA